In Halogranum gelatinilyticum, the DNA window CGAGGCCTTCGACGAGCTTCGAGGCGTTCCAGAGCTTCCGCATGAGCTTCTCGCCAGCGACGAGGCCTTTCTCCTGGTACGGGAGGTCGTCGCCGATGGCACTGCCGGCGGCCCAGTACCGGGCGGCGTCGACGGGGAACTTCTCCATGACCTCGTCGGGCGAGACGATGTTGCCCAGCGACTTCGACATCTTCACGCGGTTCTCGTCGAGGACCATCCCGTTGATCATCACGGAGTCGAACGGGACCTCGCCGGTGTGCTCGTAGCACTTGACGACCGTGTGGAACAGCCAGAAGCTGATGATGTCGTGGCCCTGCGGCCGGACGTCGAACGGGTAGATCTCGGGACGCTCCATCTGGAGCTCTCCAGATTCCTCGTTCCAGTCCCAGCCGGCGTTGATGAGCGGCGTCAGCGACGACGTCGCCCAGGTGTCGAAGACGTCGTCTTCGGCGACGAACTCGCCGTGGCCACACTCGGGACACGCGTCCACTGGTGGGTCGTCCGAGAGCGGGTCGACCGGCAGCGACTCGCGGTCGGCCATGACCGGCTCGTCACACTCGGCGCAGTACCAGACGGGGAACGGGATGCCCGAGGAGCGCTGGCGGGAGATGGCCCAGTCCCACTGGAGTCCCTCGATCCAGTTCTTGTACCGCGTGAACATCTTCTCCGGGAACCAGTCCATCTGGCGGCCGGCTTCGAGATACTCCTCGCGCTTGTCGAGGAGCTTGATGTACCACTGGTCCTTGACGAGGAACTCGACGCCCGTCCCACAGCGCTCGTGGACGTTGACCGTGTGGGTGATGGCGCGCTTGTCGAGCAGGACGCCCGCGTCGTCGAGGTCCGAGACGATGGCCTCGCGGGCCTCCGTCGAGGCGTGCAGGCCGTCGTACTCGCCTGCGACCTCGGTCATCGTGCCGGACTCGTCGATGGCGATACGCAGCGGCAGGTCGTGGGCCTGATACCACTCGATGTCGGTCTGGTCGCCGAATGTACAGCACATGACGAGGCCCGTTCCCGTCTCCAGGTCGACGCGCTCGTCTTCGAGGATGGGGACGGTCTGGCCGAACAGCGGCACCTCGGCCTCCTGTCCCACGAGGTCCTGATTCTCGTCGTCGTCGGGGTGGACGAAGACGGCGACACAGGCGGGCAGCAGTTCGGGGCGGGTCGTCGAGATGACGAAGGAGTCGTCGCTGTCGGCAATCCCGAACTCGATGTCGTGGAAGTGCGAGGCCTGCTCGTCGTCCTCTGTCTCGACCTGCGAGATGGCCGTCTCACACTCGGGACACCAGATGGCCGGAGCGCGCTGGCGGTATTCGCGGCCCTGGTCGTAGAGTTCGAGGAACGAGAGTTGCGAGATGCGTTGGACGCGCGGCTCGATGGTCTGGTAGGTCTGGTCCCAGTCGATGGAGACGCCGATGCCCTGCATCTTCTCGTTGAAGTCGGCCTCGTACTCGGCGGTGACCTCGCGGCACATCTCCTGGAACTCCCGCCGGCCGTAGTCCTGGTGGCGGACGTCGAGTTCGTCCTCGGTCAGCCGTTCGGAGGCG includes these proteins:
- a CDS encoding valine--tRNA ligase gives rise to the protein MPSGEYDPETVEPKWQDQWVEDDTYAYHGDAVDPNTAFSIDTPPPTVSGSLHWGHVYGSILQDVVARYNRMQGKDVFFPFGYDDNGIASERLTEDELDVRHQDYGRREFQEMCREVTAEYEADFNEKMQGIGVSIDWDQTYQTIEPRVQRISQLSFLELYDQGREYRQRAPAIWCPECETAISQVETEDDEQASHFHDIEFGIADSDDSFVISTTRPELLPACVAVFVHPDDDENQDLVGQEAEVPLFGQTVPILEDERVDLETGTGLVMCCTFGDQTDIEWYQAHDLPLRIAIDESGTMTEVAGEYDGLHASTEAREAIVSDLDDAGVLLDKRAITHTVNVHERCGTGVEFLVKDQWYIKLLDKREEYLEAGRQMDWFPEKMFTRYKNWIEGLQWDWAISRQRSSGIPFPVWYCAECDEPVMADRESLPVDPLSDDPPVDACPECGHGEFVAEDDVFDTWATSSLTPLINAGWDWNEESGELQMERPEIYPFDVRPQGHDIISFWLFHTVVKCYEHTGEVPFDSVMINGMVLDENRVKMSKSLGNIVSPDEVMEKFPVDAARYWAAGSAIGDDLPYQEKGLVAGEKLMRKLWNASKLVEGLADQTPEQPDLKAIDKWLLAELDAEVEFVTEKLENREFSKARDSLRSFFWHTFCDDYLEIAKQRLQEGEDDSAAYTLRTAHATFLKLFAPFLAHITEELWRDMHDAETSVHRADWPEPRGMEADLEAGETAMAVVGALRKYKSDNQLSMNAAVDTVQVYGNITGLEDDISRVMHVESLESLDEEPEIESVVTGIDLDYAQVGPKFGSQVPDIEAGIEAGDYTIEDGVLHVADVELDADLFEVNRERKFMGEGEMLEVDGALVVVQN